The DNA region AAAATCAGAGGGACCTTCGCCATGCCCCAGCCACTCCCGCAGCTCCTGCCCGACTCCCCCTTCACCACCGTGACCCTGCGCGCCGCCAGCCCGGCGGATGCACCGGCGCTGGCCGCCCTGCTGCACCAGCTGGGCGAGGATGAGTCACGGCCCGACCACGCGCTGCTGGCCTTGCGCCTCGCGGAGCTGCCCAGTGGCCGCGAGGTGGTAGTGGCGGAGCGTGACGGGCGCCTGCTGGGCACCTGCACGGTGATCCTGGTGGAGCACCTGGCGCACAACTTCGCGCGCTCGGCGATCGTCGAGGACGTGGTGGTGGACAAGGACGCGCGCGGCCTGGGCATCGGCCAGGCGCTGATGGACAAGGCCGCCGAACGCGGCCGTGCCTGGGGTTGCTACAAGCTGGTGCTGTCCAGCGGGCAGAGCCGCGAGGCGGCCCATCGCTTCTATGAGTCGCTGGGCTACAGGCCCCACGGGATCAGCCTGTACCTGGATATCTGAGTTTTTCCGGCGGGGCCCGCGTTCACGGGAATGACGCTCGCCGGAGCCGACATTCCCGTGAACCCCACGCCGTTACACGCGCCCGAAACGCTCTTCGGCGAGGCGGTCGGCGACATCGGTGGTGGTGCGTCCTTCCTGGTCGGCGCGGGTGAAGATCTGCCGCAGGGTGTTGCCGATGCCTTCGATGTGCGCCTTCAGCTCGGCCGCGCTGCCGCCGCTGCGCTCGAAGTAGACGTCGATGATGCCGCCGGCATTGATGGCGTAGTCCGGCGCGTAGAGGCAGCCGTTGCGCTTGAGCTCCTCGGCCAGTTGCGCGTCGGCCAGCTGGTTGTTGGCGGCGCCGGCGATGATCGGCACGCGCAGCGCTTCCAGGCTCTGCGGGTTGATGATGCCGCCCATGGCGCAGGGCGCGAAGACATCGACGTCCAGCCCATAGATCTCGTGCTGCCCGACGGCCTTGGCCCCCAGTTGCTCGACGGCACGGCGCACGTTGGCTTCGACGATGTCGGTCACCCACAGCTCGGCGCCGGCCTGGCGCAGCAGGCTGGCGAGGTGGAAGCCGACCTGGCCGACGCCCTGGATGGCCACGCGCAGGCCCTTGAGGTCGTCGCGGCGCAGGCGATGCTTGACCGCCACCTGGATGCCGATGAACACGCCATAGGCGGTGGACGGCGACGGGTCGCCGCTGCGCACGCCGCCATCGAAGGCTTCGCGCTGGTTGGCGCCGGCCACGTGGCGGCTGCGCTCGGCCATGATCTGCATCTCGGCCGGGCCGGTGCCGGAGTCGGCGGCGGTGATGTAGCGCCCGCCGAGGCTGTCGACGAAGTCTCCCATGGCCTGGAACAGCGCGTCGCTCTTGCCCGTGTGCGGGTCGCCGATGATCACGGCCTTGCCGCCGCCGAGGGGCAGGTTGGCGAGGGCGGACTTGTAGGTCATGCCGCGGGACAGGCGCAGCACGTCACGCAGGGCCTGCTCGTCGTTGGCGTAGTTCCACATGCGGCAGCCACCGAGGGCGGGGCCGAGGTGGGTGTTGTGGATGGCGATGATGGCCTTGAGGCCGGATGCCTTGTCGTGACCGAAGACGACCTGTTCGTGGCCATCGAATTCGACGTGGGAGAAGACGGACATGGTGTACCTCTGCATGCGTTTGTCTGGGTGAACGCCGGCCCTCCCCCGTGGGAAGGCCGGTGATGGGAAGGTGTCAGGCGGCGGAGTCGAACAGGCGCACGACCTTGATCTCGGTAGCCAGCAACTGGGCGCGCAATTGCGCC from Pseudomonas tohonis includes:
- a CDS encoding GNAT family N-acetyltransferase; amino-acid sequence: MPQPLPQLLPDSPFTTVTLRAASPADAPALAALLHQLGEDESRPDHALLALRLAELPSGREVVVAERDGRLLGTCTVILVEHLAHNFARSAIVEDVVVDKDARGLGIGQALMDKAAERGRAWGCYKLVLSSGQSREAAHRFYESLGYRPHGISLYLDI
- a CDS encoding Glu/Leu/Phe/Val family dehydrogenase produces the protein MSVFSHVEFDGHEQVVFGHDKASGLKAIIAIHNTHLGPALGGCRMWNYANDEQALRDVLRLSRGMTYKSALANLPLGGGKAVIIGDPHTGKSDALFQAMGDFVDSLGGRYITAADSGTGPAEMQIMAERSRHVAGANQREAFDGGVRSGDPSPSTAYGVFIGIQVAVKHRLRRDDLKGLRVAIQGVGQVGFHLASLLRQAGAELWVTDIVEANVRRAVEQLGAKAVGQHEIYGLDVDVFAPCAMGGIINPQSLEALRVPIIAGAANNQLADAQLAEELKRNGCLYAPDYAINAGGIIDVYFERSGGSAAELKAHIEGIGNTLRQIFTRADQEGRTTTDVADRLAEERFGRV